In a genomic window of Oncorhynchus keta strain PuntledgeMale-10-30-2019 chromosome 26, Oket_V2, whole genome shotgun sequence:
- the LOC118358982 gene encoding glutamine synthetase-like, translated as MATSESASLSKTVKQHYMDLSQGDKVQAMYIWIDGTGEGLRCKTRTLDSEPKNIDDLPEWNFDGSSTYQSEGSNSDMYLIPAAMFRDPFRKDPNKLVLCEVLKYNRKPTETNLRLMCKKIMEMVENQVPWFGMEQEYTILGTDGHPFGWPSNGFPGPQGPYYCGVGADKAYGRDIVEAHYRACLYAGVMICGTNAEVMPAQWEFQVGPCEGINMGDHLWAARFILHRVCEDFGVVASFDPKPIPGNWNGAGCHTNFSTKEMREDGGLRGIEDSIEKLGRRHRYHIRAYDPKGGLDNARRLTGHHETSNIHEFSAGVANRGASIRIPRSVGQDKKGYFEDRRPSANCDPYAVTEALIRTCLLSEEGEEPKEYSK; from the exons ATGGCCACGTCAGAGAGTGCCAGTTTGAGTAAAACTGTGAAGCAGCATTATATGGACCTTTCTCAGGGAGACAAGGTCCAGGCCATGTACATCTGGATAGATGGGACTGGAGAGGGGCTCCGCTGCAAGACCAGAACTCTGGATTCTGAACCCAAGAACATTGATG atCTCCCAGAGTGGAACTTTGATGGTTCCAGTACGTACCAGTCGGAGGGCTCCAACAGCGATATGTACCTTATCCCTGCTGCCATGTTCAGAGACCCCTTCAGGAAAGACCCCAACAAACTGGTCCTGTGTGAAGTGCTCAAATACAACCGCAAGCCTACAG AAACTAACCTCAGGCTGATGTGTAAGAAGATCATGGAGATGGTAGAGAACCAGGTGCCGTGGTTTGGCATGGAACAGGAGTACACCATCCTGGGAACAGACGGACATCCGTTTGGCTGGCCTTCCAACGGCTTCCCTGGTCCACAAG GCCCCTACTACTGTGGTGTGGGAGCAGACAAGGCGTATGGTAGAGACATCGTAGAAGCCCACTATAGAGCTTGTTTATATGCTGGGGTTATGATATGTGGCACCAATGCTGAAGTCATGCCAGCTCAG TGGGAGTTCCAGGTTGGGCCATGTGAAGGTATCAATATGGGTGACCACCTCTGGGCTGCCCGGTTCATCCTCCACCGGGTGTGTGAAGACTTTGGTGTGGTGGCCTCATTCGACCCCAAGCCCATCCCTGGGAATTGGAACGGTGCTGGCTGCCATACAAACTTCAGCACCAAGGAGATGAGAGAAGATGGCGGATTGAG GGGCATCGAAGATTCGATTGAGAAGTTGGGAAGGAGACACCGCTACCACATCCGTGCCTACGACCCCAAAGGGGGGCTGGACAACGCCCGGCGCTTGACCGGTCACCACGAAACGTCCAACATCCATGAGTTCTCAGCCGGCGTGGCGAACCGCGGCGCCAGCATCCGCATACCCCGCTCGGTGGGTCAGGACAAGAAGGGCTACTTCGAGGACCGCCGCCCATCTGCTAACTGCGACCCATATGCAGTCACGGAAGCGCTGATACGCACATGTTTGCTCAGTGAAGAGGGGGAGGAGCCTAAAGAATACAGCAAATGA